The sequence aacaattgaagaagaaaaaagatagtaCTTCCTAAATCAATTTGCAAACACACCGTATATTcttttcaaaagtattttaaaaaggTTATCTCAAAATAAATAGTTTGTAGAAAGTTGaccaaataaattttatataccATTTACTCAAGCAGAATTCCAAAGCAGTAGTAAACAGATAATTAAAAATGTTTTACGTTCAGAATTCCATTTAACATGTTTTGAATCTTTTTCGTTTTGTCCAAGATTTACGTACTTAAACAAATGGAAAATGAAGCATTAGATCTCACATTTACAGCCTCTTTAATGATTGGCAACATGTTGGATTCCAACCAATTGCTGGTTGTTGGCATCAAATAAATATAGGAATCCTTTAATTTTTCCACAGGGttcaaaatacaaagaattaaacacagaaagaagtcaaagaaggttTTATATCtaatatatgtaaaaaatataaataattttaattatacatatacataaatcgtataatttttcgtcgaagaaGATTTAAATGAACTCCTCGATCTTATCTAGCTTCGCCCTGTTTGGCACAAGGTTATTTTTTGTCGAAGAAGGCTTGAATGAACTCCTTGATCCCATCTAGCTTAGCCCTATTTGGCTCGAACGTCAGGCAGAAATATCCATGTATCCAAACAAATGAACAGAAGAGCATACCAGGAAGCCCACAAGAAGATGATTTTTGAATTCTTGGCATTAACAATTGATCATGCATGTGATTACAATTGATGCTTCATAAAACTTGGGGTTTTGTGATGCCAAATATAacaattttataatctttatatcTAGTTGATGGGGGGAACAAATTTATAATGCAAACTCAGATTAATTAAAGGCTTCATTATATTGCCTGACTACATTAAGTATTACATCCACGAACATCAACTAACTATTTTGCATTTTTGCCTAGGTTATTAAATTTTCTATCTGATTTTTGGGTCTAACTAGTTTTTGTTCTGgatattgaaaggaaaaaaattctaCTTCTTTCATTTTAGGAGTACTTTAATACTATTTGGAGAGCCAAAATAGTATTCTTTGAAAGATTTTCTTTTGGAATCGAATTCAGCCTTCGTCTACCGCTCAACCACGAACTCGTCACATGAAACTTGCCTGTGATTTATGAGTTATTGCACAATAAACAGATTATCACAAAGTGTTCACCACATAGCGTTCAACCGAAAGGCAGAAACTGTGACAAAAATTGTGATTTCCCCGAGATTCCAATAAACAGATTTTGTTTCTCTTACAATTCTCACGTAATTTGGTACCATATATGAGTTGAACCACTTTTAGGAGACATTTCTCTTCCATAATTATCACACCGTGTAACGCGTAAGACTAAAGGTGGAAATTGGCTATTCACCTCATAaatttattagtttattattttttaatttaaatatttgacaTTCGAAATTTATCACATGACCAATCAAGATTCCTTCCCTCCAAATCCCTCCAAAttagtaaattttcattttaatcCTTATGATATTGGACACACTCCTTTAACCTTCAattaattgaatttcatgtttttcgTCCTTTTATGCAGGAAATATGTTATGTATTGGATCATTTGAAGAACTATATTAATGTCAAATACGGGTTGACAATACAAGTTTAACATAACATATGTAATTCAAtgacaaataattaaaattataatatatcaataactGAAGGACCAAAAGTTTAATTAAcgcatctattttatgtttttcaactGAAACCTCTTATTATAGTTGGAGATATTCAATCACCAGCTTATAACTGGATTACATCGTGATGAAACGATGTATAATTTGCTGTCTTCGAAACTTCAGTTAATTTGTTAATATGGATTATTCATGGTTTcctttttttaacatttttataATCCAGGAATTCATTCCAGTTGCATGTGAAAGAGGGTCACAGGTGCTTAGTCCTTCTCACTTCACAATATCTTTTGTCCACTCTCACTGACAAACAAACTCACAAGCCTTTCATACTTCTCTCTCCTTTCCCTCCTATTCTTTTTTCCCTCCCAACTGAACAAGGGaaagaagaaaaagtttcattttcttttcaagaaaCAACACTATGAGGGAGAAGAACAATGTTCATTACTCTCTCATGCTCACTGTTATTCTTGTGTGTGTTAGTACTTTACCAAGTGTATATGGTGACAACCCTTATAGGTATTACACCTGGAAAATCACTTATGGTGATATTTATCCTCTGGGGGTCAAACAACAGGTATATATATAATTCTTCTTAATGTAtgtttcttgaagtttcttggattTTCGCTAAGGCGATTCAACGCTATGGTTTTTTGACAATGGTTGTGGTTGTGGCAGGGGATCTTGATAAATGGGCAGTTTCCAGGGCCACAGATTGACTGTGTAACAAATGACAATTTGATTATCAGTGTCTATAACTACTTGAATGAGCCTTTTCTCATATCTTGGTAAGATTTCAGTCcagattttatcttttttttcttacacAATCCACTGTTAATGTCattaagatataaaaaaaaaaggtacaaTCTTTTGGCTGTTATGCAATGTGATTGCCATTTCTAGATACAAAAAACTTCTTTTTGATGCAGATCTGTTCTATATTTTTCCTCTTATATAAGTTCATAACAGTCAAATGTCTTTTGACAAAACCATTTTCGTTTCAAATGTAGCTTCAATATTATGTTAGTTTTTGTACCTCATTTCTTCTTTTGCTTATTAACGACTTTGTATTCTGTTATTCCTAATATGACAGTATAATACTATGGTAAAGTTGTAAAGTCCGCATCATTATTGTAGCAAAAGAATACAACTTTTTGCAAAAAGCTAAACGGTGTCCTTGGAATGACAAAAGTTGGATAGGTAAGGATGAGAACCTTCAATCTTATAAAGGTCTCGGGTTCAAACCTTGGAATAAACGAAGTTCCTGATTAATAGAGACCAAATTTTCCTTAAGTGGGTTATGTACGACTAGAATCTGGATTAATTATGATTAAAAGGAAATAGGGTAGGGATTTGTCTGTACGTACGTAAGGAGGAGTAATGTGCTTTTTGGTCTAGTTTACAACTGAGATATGAGCTGTAGGAATTAGACTTGTTTAATCATTTAGATGCTGGTCTGGTCCATGTGAGTAGGTCCTGCTCCTGTTATCTCCTTTTATATTGAGTTCTCAAACATAGCTTTCATGTCTTCTTTTGGAACTTAGGATCGTTTGGCACGAGATAAGgataataatttcaaaataaaatgcaGCCAATGTTTTATTAGAGAtattaattaatttcaagattatttattttgctatttatactaaaatgATCAAATTAGTTATCTCCTGTAAATGATGAAATTCATTCCGTACCAAATGAGCCCTTAATGTCTTACTGGGAGACATGGAATTAATATGGCATGGGAGATCTTTGATACATCAACGAAACACACTGCCCACGTGCTAGATCTATAGATCTCTGACATGAACTATTACTAAATTTTTTATCCCAATTTTTATATGTGGAATACAATGAGCCACACCTTTGATAACAGAGAGAAAGTGGCATGTCTTTCTGTAGGGCCAAAGGGATGTACATTTTATTACTTAGGTCGAATAACAAAGGCTAGTGAAGTCTAATTCCACCAGACTGCGTAATGAGCCAATGACTAATCCACGCTGCATACCAAAGGAATCTTTCAAGGATATATTGTAGaccttaattaaaataaatagtactactaataaacaacaaaatttctttttttgatattttaaattattaggtGTGGTTGTTCGTGTATCAATATGGTACCAGAGGTGTTTGATTTGAGTGTCAACAGTAAAAGATTTACTCATGGTTCACGGAAAAAAAGACTTacaataatttgaatttttagatAATGTTCAAACGGTTCAACACGATACAATCTCGCATGTAGAAAGCACTATAGGCACGTTGCAACAGAGAGGAAATAGAAGTAGACGAAAgaaaattttaagatttattgCAGGAGGAGCTGAATTGGATAAAATATAAGCTGATAGAGTTCATCTTAGCTCCTTTCATTTACACTATATTTCTTGATGCATAGGTTAGTCTTGAAGTGTACTTTAGATTGAATTGGCAGAACAAATTAGAATGGTTTATCTAAGTAGCAACCCTTAATGACATAACAATCATTTATCTATCTTCTTCATAGAGTAGTCAGCActaaaaaaagaatgatttaattGGTATTGGTTCTGACAATTAAAATTTGTTGACAATTGTTTCAGGAATGGTATACAACAAAGGAGGAACTCATGGCAAGATGGAGTTTATGGCACAACTTGTCCAATTCTACCTGGGAAAAACTTCACTTACACCCTCCAAGCAAAAGACCAGATAGGTAGTTATTTCTACTTCCCATCACTTGGAATGCACAAGGCAGCAGGGGGTTATGGTGCCATCAGAGTCTATAGCCGTCCTCGAATTCCAGTACCTTTTGCACAACCTGCTCAGGATTTCACCGTACTAGCTGGAGACTTGTACAAGAGAAGTCACAGGGTGAGTTCCGTCTGTTTGGCTTAACAGTCATGTTTGTTGTATTCTTTCAAAGTTTAATTGAATGATTTTGGTGCTAAATTTACGTGGGGATTTAATTCTTGCAGCAACTGAAGTACATTTTAGATAGTGGTCATGATCTTCCGTTACCTGATGGTCTTATTATCAATGGCCGTGGATGGAATGGATACACATTTACGGTTAATCAGGGTAATTTGCTAACTTGTCTGGTTACGAAGATCTTGCTTTTATTGTGCTTCATCTTTGTAACATTTTCAACTCAATGTGCAGGTAAGACATATAGGTTCAGGATATCTAACGTGGGGATTGCAACATCAATTAATTTCAGAATTCAAGGACATACGATGAAGCTGGTTGAAGTTGAGGGATCACATACACTCCAAACAAcctacacttcacttgacatccATCTAGGACAGTCTTATTCAGTTTTAGTCACTGCTAATCAACCTCCAAAGGACTACTATGTCGTGGTCTCTTCACGCTTCACCAGACGAGTGCTAACCACCACTGCTGTTCTTCACTACAGCAACTCATGGACAAAAGTCTCTGGACCTCTCCCTGGAGGGCCTACTACTCAAATCAATTGGTCCATTTACCAGGCCAGATCTATACGGTAACACATCAGTCTTTTGTCTAATTCTCCTGTTGtaatttaaaccttatttttctTTACTGATCACATAGgtgaataaaagagaaaatgacCCATGATTCACTAAGTAGTATCACTTTCATTCTGAAACTGAAAAATCTCCATTTGTTGATTGTCAAATCAGTTGGAATCTAACGGCAAGTGGACCAAGGCCTAATCCTCAAGGTTCCTATCATTATGGATTGATCAAGCCTTCACGCACAATCATGCTTGCCAACTCTGCTCCATATATAAATGGCAAACAGAGATATGCAGTCAACAGTGTGTCCTACACTGATCCAGACACCCCACTAAAGCTGGCTGATTACTTCAACATTGGAGGAGTTTACAACCTTGGTAGCATCTCTGACCAGCCCTACAATGGAAATGCCTACATTGGAACCCCTGTTATGGCTGCTAACTTCAGATCTTACATTGAGATCATTTTCCAAAATTGGGAGAACACTGTCCAATCATGGCACATAGATGGCTATTCTTTCTTTGTAGTCGGGTATGCCATCTCTTTATCATTACACTTATCAAAAAATCTCATTAACTACAGAAATATTGAGTTACATGTTTAGTCctcttgattctttattttttgtgaatGAACAGTATGGATGGTGGACAATGGACTCCAGCAAGTAGATCGCGCTACAACTTAAGGGACACGGTTGCACGTTGCACCACTCAGGTCTGTCCAAACACATAATCTCAACTTTGTTTGACGCTCATCCTTAAACTTATGTTCCAATTTGTTTGTTTGATGTAAATTCAGGTGTACCCCAAGTCATGGACCGCAATATACATGGCATTAGACAATGTAGGAATGTGGAACATAAGGTCTGAGAATTGGTCGAGGAGGTACTTGGGTCAGCAATTCTACTTAAGAGTTTACTCCCCAGCAAATTCTTGGAGAGATGAACTTCCAATACCAAAGAATGCTCTTCTTTGTGGCAAAGCTAGAGGTCGCCACACTAGGCCTCTTTGAAACACTAATAGTTCTAGCTAGTTTTCTGTCACGAGAGGGTGACCGGCGTATATCAACGTAAACTATGGGAAAGATTTAATCTGGGAAGAGTTAAGAAGCTGAGTTTGAGCTACTGATTTTTAGcctcttcttttctttctatgTGATTTATGTATCCTGTTTTTAATTGTTGGAATTGATCATTCCACATTTCATTTTTTGTTCCAAACTTTATGGTTAAATGCCAAGTAGAGCAGCAAGAAATAACTTCTTTTGGTGGTTCTTACACTTTTCACtctactttaccattttcaattCCCTCCAATATGACTTTCTTCGGCTATTTCTTCAAGTTCCAATTTTATCTCTCAAATTATTGATAAACATTGTCCTATTCTATTAAGGTAAGTTCATTTTATAATTAATGCATATtatctttttcatataagttcttatatgtaatttatttttgatatttttttttcacattcttcaacgttttttatttttggggttttttatttatttttgtgtgttgaaATTTCTGGGACATTTTTTTCCACATTATTCtgtgttgtgatttttttttttaaattcttcgaCATTTTTCAACCTTCtgctttttgagtttttttagaatttttatttcttttttttttgtgttgaaaTTTGTAAAGTTACGCAATAATGACGGAACATATACATGTAGTAGTTGAAAACACAGTGAGAAGTACTTGTTTAATGGTGACTTTTGTGAGGCGGGTGGGTAAAAGATACTAGGAGTAtgtaatatgaattattttaaagttgaaaatttgCTGGTGGAGTAGGGTGAGGTTGAGGTGCCCATtgtgatattttggtatattactactatatacaTTAATGCTAATactttttctgtatttattttctaattttcatttcataagtttttttgaatatgtatgaATTTTGAAGttcaattttaggaaaaattacctaaaatcACAACataactatctaaacttttaaaaatctcctcactttttaaaaattacttaaatctcaacatttcatattttttactatttctgAGATACAAGTTAACCGTATATGTATCTGATGTATATATCTATTGTGATACAAGTTAATCACATTAGAGGTCAAATGTTGAGATTTTAGGAGATTTTGAAAGATgttgaaatttttaataattaatggtAAACATGCCggtatatatgtaaaatttacttaattttatatACATACTAGCAGGTAAAGATTGTTTATGCGCTATATGGTCACGGAAAAGATGTTTAGAAATAATCATCCCCAAAAAAGTGATATTAAAAACAACAGTACAATTTATGTATCATAATAGGGGGGCCGTTTGCTGGTTATGAGAAATGTCCAGGTAATAGTTATGCAGGGATCAGGATTTAGTTATTTcatcttctatcttttattttctcataatttatatatatatatatattaattatgtggaatttttaaattaaaaatcaaacaccTACAAAAATTACTAACGAACAACCCCTAAGCATATGTGACTTGATAACCTAAAAGTACTTGCACTAACCATTCACAAAATATGAACCCTAAATTAAAATTTTCGAGATATACCctgtataaaaattaatatagaaTACACGTGTGTGTCAAAAAACTagcaatatatatatttgaaagagTAGCAGAATCTGCGAGGTTATAAATttatagtttttgttttattgttCAAAATCCTaccatattttattattattaattaagaaATAAGTTGTGGTATATTGTTTCTCgatttttttaatccaaaaatgaTATTTAACGGGGAGAAAAAGATTCAACAAGACTTTGCATTCATAAAAACTTATCACGTATATCGTAAAAGTTAAAAATCAGCTGCGGGCTACATGATTTTTCGGCCACTTCAAGCTCTAATACAGATGGCGCTTTTGCCATTCCCCTGTTACTATTCCTATTCAAATATAGTCGAATAAGTTGATACTCGCACTCGAAAATATACTACTTTTTCCCCTTTAAATTTAACTCTATTCTTTCCCTCCatcccactttttttttttttttttcttttttcacgaCGGAAAAGTTTCTTAGATCAGTAAAATGgaagcaatttttttttaaaaaacgagTAATTTGTTTGTATTGGACTTAGATTCTGAAATTCTTTCCGGTGAAAGTTTGTCCAAATTGCCAATGGTGAGGAACAATATTCCATGAAGTAGAAGTGCGATGGTCACTGCCTTTAACCCTGAAAGAGAGTGATTGACCTGTCAAAACGGCATTTGATTGCCAATTTTGACCCCAATTGCGGCTCAAGGGAATCCAGTTAGTCTTCGACCCTTTTACCCAAACCTTAATAATGTCTCCTGCACCGGCCACATTTGTGATCAAAACCAAGTTGAAGTAACGGAACCCATTCATTGTGAACCTTATTCCTCCTTGCTTGCGGCATGGTATCCTGACATTCACAAATATATGGTAAATATCTATTGGTATAAATAGAGCTGTCAATATGGTCACGCCGGTTGAGCCGGCTCGGCCCGGCTCAGCCTGAAATTTGATAGGGCTGACTACGATTTTTACAATAGTGAATTTAAGAAGGGCTTTTTAGTTCGGTTCATTGACCCGTGGAGCTTGAGCAATATTAGCTGGGCTGACCCATgagccaaataaaaaataattaaaaaatagaatatagtactaaaattaaaaaaagagatcaaactcaaagtctatttGACCTATCatacatatttaaatattaaatatgtttataaaatatataaataattaaaatactaaattttttaaggaatcaaatatgtttgatgaagataATATGGCAATGTGGAAAAGGCTATAACTCATAAGTGTCATGAGTATTTTTTTAGGAGctcattttcacttttaatggaccaaatattgacttttttttttgtattttattgtgatcaattaaaataaaaataagttattattatttagctagttatattattactAATTAactgttttatttgtttttcaacatctttatttggtttgaatttggtgtcaaaaattatttaattttacagattatttgaatttttctataaatttgaAACGTGATTAACAAGTAGTAACTTcatttaatattatattgtacgtatttatgtaattaacaatttaaaatttatattaagattataaaataatatattttaaaaagtaggCTGACACGTGAGGGGCCCGCAGTCCACAGTGTGATGGGTTGGACTTGTTATTTTTTGACATGTTATGCTGATGGATCAACCCGACCTGACCCATTAAACTCCAAAACATGTGTGGACTAATTCGAATAAGCTCGACTAACTTGTGGACTAATCCGAATGAGCTGGACCGACCCATATTGATACCTCTAGATATCAAACACTGTCCTTTTAGGTAAAACAGTGTTCCAAGGCATTGTGCAAAATAAGCGTTTTCAAAACGGCAGTGCACATGGAAGTTATGAAAACGTTATTGTATAATTGGAGGTTATTGCCTTTGATAAACTCCAATCACCCTCTAAATTATCCTCCAAACTttatatttgaaagaaaaaaattggaaataaCCATCTCCCAACCATCTTCTAAACTTTATATTTGGAGGGATCAATAATGTTTCTCCAAATTTGGAGATGCACTATTCATctcattttactttttaaatattatattattatttatattatataatattttataaattatataagatCATTAATTAATATAAGATCATTAATTAAGTTCTTAATATTcacatttatttttaatgtaatgtttttattatattaattacaattatcattaaattaatttatgcaTATAATATATTATCTTAgttctattataatttatactctagttatttaaatatttggggcaaaaaataattttgtattacCTGAAGATCTTGAAAAAGAATATGAATTTTATAGGGTCattttatatataaaagaatttattacatgaaataataataataatatatcaaaGAGAGAGAAGAAATTTCTTTTTGGATTGTAAAATAGAATTGTGGTGGGAGATGGTCTTAGTACAACGCCAATTAAAGTGAATAGCAATATTGTCCCATGGTGCACCATAGGGTTGTTCATGGTACGAACACCGTGATATTTCCCTTCCAATTtaaagatttttcaaataagttgGGAAAGTAGACGAACAAatgtgaaagagaagaaaaagtagcCAAGGTGATGATGGTACATCGTTTCATGTACTGTTCCTATGCATCGGATGTCAGGGGTAAGTGCGTCAGAATTAGAAACTCCGTAGTAGTATATCTTTAACGCAATCTTAAATTAATTGAAGATATAGGTAacgtatttaatttttttttaaattttatgatcttgAAGATATCAttagaaaagttaaaattaaaaagtcaTTTTTGAAACTAGATTAAACAAATTGAAAGTAAATAAAG comes from Capsicum annuum cultivar UCD-10X-F1 chromosome 2, UCD10Xv1.1, whole genome shotgun sequence and encodes:
- the LOC107859597 gene encoding L-ascorbate oxidase homolog, producing MREKNNVHYSLMLTVILVCVSTLPSVYGDNPYRYYTWKITYGDIYPLGVKQQGILINGQFPGPQIDCVTNDNLIISVYNYLNEPFLISWNGIQQRRNSWQDGVYGTTCPILPGKNFTYTLQAKDQIGSYFYFPSLGMHKAAGGYGAIRVYSRPRIPVPFAQPAQDFTVLAGDLYKRSHRQLKYILDSGHDLPLPDGLIINGRGWNGYTFTVNQGKTYRFRISNVGIATSINFRIQGHTMKLVEVEGSHTLQTTYTSLDIHLGQSYSVLVTANQPPKDYYVVVSSRFTRRVLTTTAVLHYSNSWTKVSGPLPGGPTTQINWSIYQARSIRWNLTASGPRPNPQGSYHYGLIKPSRTIMLANSAPYINGKQRYAVNSVSYTDPDTPLKLADYFNIGGVYNLGSISDQPYNGNAYIGTPVMAANFRSYIEIIFQNWENTVQSWHIDGYSFFVVGMDGGQWTPASRSRYNLRDTVARCTTQVYPKSWTAIYMALDNVGMWNIRSENWSRRYLGQQFYLRVYSPANSWRDELPIPKNALLCGKARGRHTRPL